One Longimicrobiaceae bacterium DNA segment encodes these proteins:
- a CDS encoding TSUP family transporter, producing MMVVLYLLIGLAAGVLSGLFGIGGGILIVPALLLVAKMPANTATGTSLGALLLPVGALGAYEYYKNGHINLLASLLIAAGLFVGAFFGARYAQGLSQVALKRSFAIFLVLVAARMWVTAAK from the coding sequence ATGATGGTCGTCCTCTACCTTCTCATCGGCCTGGCGGCCGGAGTGCTGTCCGGCCTGTTCGGCATCGGCGGCGGCATCCTGATCGTCCCGGCGCTGCTGCTCGTGGCGAAGATGCCGGCCAACACGGCGACCGGCACGTCGCTGGGCGCGCTGCTGCTGCCGGTGGGCGCGCTGGGCGCGTACGAGTACTACAAGAACGGGCACATCAACCTGCTGGCGTCGCTGCTCATCGCCGCCGGGCTGTTCGTGGGCGCGTTCTTCGGCGCGCGGTACGCGCAGGGGCTGTCACAGGTGGCCCTCAAGCGCTCGTTCGCCATCTTCCTCGTTCTGGTCGCCGCGCGCATGTGGGTCACCGCCGCGAAGTGA